The sequence TTATCCAAATACAGAAACATTGGTATTTTCGCACACGTTGATGCGGGTAAAACCACCACTACTGAGCGTATCCTCAAACTTACTGGCCGTATTCACAAAGCGGGTGAAACCCACGATGGCGAATCCACCACTGACTTCATGGACCAAGAAGCTGAGCGCGGAATTACCATCCAGTCTGCAGCTGTTAGTTGCTTCTGGAAAGATCACCGTTTTAACGTTATCGATACTCCAGGACACGTTGACTTCACCGTTGAAGTTTACCGTTCACTGAAAGTATTGGACGGCGGCATCGGTGTATTCTGTGGTTCAGGCGGTGTTGAGCCTCAGTCAGAAACTAACTGGCGTTATGCGAACGACTCAGAAGTAGCGCGTATTATCTTCGTAAACAAGTTAGACCGCGTTGGTGCTGACTTCTTGCGTGTAGTACAGCAGACTCGTGACGTGTTGGCTGCAAACCCAATCATCATGGTGTTGCCAATTGGTCGTGAAGACGAGTTTAAGGGTGTGGTAGACCTGCTGACTCGTAAAGCTTACATCTGGGACAACTCTGGTGATCCAGAAGCTTACACAGTCGAAGACGTGCCAGCCGACATGGTTGACGAAGTTGAAGAATACCGCGAAATGCTGGTAGAAAGCGCCGTTGAACAAGACGACGACTTGATGGAAGCCTACATGGAAGGTACTGAGCCTTCTATCGACGAGCTGAAGCGTTGTATCCGTAAGGGTACTCGTACTATGGCCTTGTTCCCTACTTACTGTGGTTCTGCCTTTAAAAACAAAGGTATGCAGCTGATTTTGGACGCAGTAGTAGATTACCTGCCTAACCCATTAGAAGTTGATCCACAGCCGTTGACCGACGAAGAAGGCGTTGAAACTGGCGAATTCGCTATCGTTGACCCTAGTCTGCCTTTGAAAGCGTTGGCCTTTAAAGTGATGGATGACCGTTTCGGTGCCCTGACCTTCGTACGTCTGTACACCGGTCGTCTGAAGAAGGGTGACACCATCCTGAACAGCTTCACCGGTAAAACTGAACGTGTTGGCCGCATGGTTGAAATGCATGCTGATGAGCGTAAAGAACTGGACTCTGCACAAGCCGGTGACATCATCGCTATCGTAGGCATGAAGAACGTACAAACTGGTCACACTCTGTGTGATCCTAAGCACCCTTGTACTCTGGAAGCCATGGTGTTCCCTGAGCCAGTTATCTCTATCGCAGTAGCGCCTAAAGATAAGAACGGTTCTGAGAAAATGGGTGTGGCTATCGGTAAAATGATTGCTGAAGATCCTACTTTCCGCGTAGAAACTGACATTGATTCAGGCGAAACCATTCTGAAAGGCATGGGCGAATTGCACCTGGACATCAAAGTTGACATCTTGAAGCGTACCTACGGCGTTGAGCTGGTTGTTGGTGAGCCACAGGTTGCTTACCGCGAAACCATTACTGCTGAAGTTGAAGACAGCTACACGCACAAGAAGCAGTCTGGTGGTTCAGGTCAGTACGGTAAAATTGACTATAAGATCCGTCCTGGTGAGCAGAACACTGGCTTCGTGTTTAAGTCTTCTGTAGTGGGCGGTAACGTTCCTAAAGAATTCTGGCCTGCAATCGAGAAAGGTTTCGGCAGCATGATGAACACAGGTACCATCGCTGGTTTCCCTGTGTTGGACGTTGAATTCGACCTGATCGATGGTGCTTTCCACGCGGTTGACTCCTCAGCCATTGCGTTTGAAATCGCTGCTAAAGGCGCGTTCCGTCAGTCTATCGCTAAAGCTAAGCCACAGTTGCTTGAGCCGGTGATGAAAGTTGACGTGTTCACTCCTGAAGATCACGTAGGTGACGTTATTGGTGACTTGAACCGTCGTCGCGGCATGATCAAAGATCAAGCTGCTGGTGTGACCGGTGTGCGCATCAAGGCAGACGTACCTCTGTCTGAAATGTTTGGCTACATTGGTCACCTGCGTACTATGACTTCTGGTCGTGGTCAGTTCTCTATGGAGTTCTCACACTACGCAGCTTGCCCGAACAACATCTCTGAAAAGGTTGTTGCTCAGGTTGCCGAGCGTAAAGCGGCTGAAGCCAAGAAATAAACTCGCTTAAGATTTAGGTCTAAAGTTAAAACCGCTGCCTCGGCAGCGGTTTTTTTATGCCTGAAAAACAATATTAGCGTCATACATTTTGACTAATCTGTGATGGAGCGGGTCACGGTAACGGCAGCTTTAAGATAAGCTCAGTTGAGCCTGTAAGAGGAGAGGAGATGAATAAGGCGGTTATATTCGGCGCCTGCATGGCCTTGCTAGGATTGGCGGGCTTTATATCTGTGTTGGCGGGTGGTACCAGTGCGCCGCTTATTCAGATGCCTGTTGAAGCCTTACAAGGGGCGCATTTTTCTTTGCTTGGGGTTTGGGTTTGCCCATAGGCTTAAGCTACTTATTAACTGTGCTGTGCGCGGTGGCCGTGCTTTGGCTGGGATTTACCATAGGCTATAAATTGTGGAGCTGGGTATTCAAACACCACTAATGGGTGCTTAAAGAGCGAAATCCATCACCGTATATTCCCCGAATAGCATATTTATTAACGAGGAAAGGTTTCATGACGGATAAAAAGAAGTTAACCACTAACGCTGGCTGCCCCGTGGCCGACAACCAAAACGTGATGACGGCGGGTCCCCGTGGGCCACAGTTATTACAAGATGTCTGGTTTTTAGAAAAGCTGGCTCATTTTGATCGGGAGGTAATCCCAGAGCGACGTATGCACGCCAAAGGCTCCGGCGCCTATGGCACTTTTACCGTCACCCATGATATTACCAAATACACTAAGGCCAAGATATTCTCAGAAGTGGGTAAACAAACGCCATTGTTGGCTCGCTTTTCTACCGTGGCCGGTGAGCGCGGTGCCGCCGATGCAGAGCGGGATATTCGTGGTTTCTCCTTAAAGTTTTATACCGAACAAGGTAACTGGGACTTAGTAGGCAATAACACACCGGTATTTTTTCTGCGCGACCCACTGAAATTCCCAGATCTTAATCACGCGGTAAAGCGCGATCCGCGTACTAATTTGCGCAGCGCTAAAAATAACTGGGACTTTTGGACCTCGCTGCCCGAAGCACTCCATCAAGTGACCATCGTCATGAGTGACCGTGGCATTCCCGCCAGTTATCGCCATATGCATGGTTTTGGCAGTCATACCTTTAGCTTTATTAACGATAATAATGAGCGTTATTGGGTGAAGTTTCACTTTAGATGCGAGCAGGGCATTAAGAACCTGACGGACGCCGAAGCTGAGGCCTTGATTGGTAAAGACCGTGAAAGCCATCAAGCTGATTTGTATAACAGCCTAGAGAATGGCGACTTCCCTAAGTGGACACTCTTGGTACAAGTGATGCCAGAGCTTGAGGCCGAAAGCGTGCCTTATCACCCTTTTGATTTAACAAAGGTGTGGCCGCATAAAGATTACCCGCTGCATGAAGTGGGCGTATTTGAGCTGAACAAAAACCCCGATAACTATTTTGCCGAAATAGAGCAGGCAGCGTTTAACCCCGCCAACATAGTGCCAGGCATCAGCTTCTCACCGGATAAAATGCTGCAAGGGCGTTTGTTCTCTTATGGTGACGCCCAGCGTTATCGTTTAGGGGTGAACCATCAGCAAATTCCCGTAAATGCGCCGCGTTGCCCAGTGCACAGCTATCACAGAGACGGTGCCATGCGCGTAGACGGTAATCACGGCAGCACACTGGCTTATGAGCCGAACAGTTATGGTGAATGGCAAGAGCAGCCGGACTTTAGTGAGCCGCCGCTGGCGCTCTCAGGTGCAGCGGGTCATTGGGATCATCGAGAAGACACGGATTATTACTCACAACCCGGTGCTTTATTTCGTTTGATGACGCCTGCTCAGCAACAGGTATTGTTTGATAATACGGCGCGATCTATTAATGATGCTCCACGCGAGATTAAGATCCGCCATATTGGCCATTGCTTAAAAGCCGACGCAGCTTACGGTGCGGGCATTGCTCATGCATTAAGCATTTCATTGAGCGATGTGCCTCACTAACCCCTGCTTGATTAGAGCTAATTGAAATTAATGAACGGCTAGGATTAAAAAAAGGCGCGGTGAAATACACAGCGCCTTTTTTATGCGTTAGCAAACACTTACTGAGTGCGCGAGAACTTCATGATATGACCTTTAAAGGGCTGCTCTAAATAGTCGGTGTGCAACGGCTTAATGTGACGGCTATTAAAGCCAAATTTAAGCATCTTATTACTAATTTTATTTCTTCTGCCGCGACCCGGATCCACTAAGATCACCTTACAGTCGGGGCTGGCATGACGATCAATAAAGCGCGCTAATAAAGGCACATGTTGGTCTTCGTATAATAAATCGCTGCCAATAATTAAGTCAAAATGGCCGAGCTTACTCTGCTCATCATTCCAGTCTACGCGCTCAAAGTTGATGGCTTTATTGTTATTAAGTAGGGTGTTTCTATCGAGGAAGTACTCTACTTTAGGGTGGTAGTCGGTAGCAGTAATATTCGCATGACGTTGATTAAGCACTATGCTCGATAAGCCAATGCCACACCCTACCTCTAAGATACGTTTATCTTTAATGTCGTAATCTAACATATGGTTGGCTAGCACTAAGCTTGAGGGCCAGACCACCCCAAATAAAGGCCAAGAGGTATCGCAAATACCTAATGCTTCGGCTTCGCCTTTAGGGTCACTAAATTGTTGATTGTCGCGGAGCGTACACAAGTGAATGTCTTTATGGCCAATCTCAATGGTTTGATAACGAACGCGCACGGGCGTAGTCATAATAACTCCCTAAATGAAAAATAGCAGTCACAAGCAGAGGAGAATAAACGTGAGGATCTGTACATGAATTATGTAAATTAGCGACATATTAACACATTTAGCGGCATTTTTCTGGATCTTGAGTTCTTGGCGAACAGGGTGGCTGGTAACAAAATAGTTAAGTGGCTAGGTAGCTAGCTGATGGGCGGCGAGCTACAAGAAGCATCGGGTGTTGTAGGCGAACACTTGTTCTCGCATTAGGCCGCAGGCGTAAATCTTAAAACCATCCTGCTTCGCAGGCCCCGCGAACAAGTTGCGGGCTACAAGAGACGATTTTTTGTAGGTGGCAATTTATTCGCCACGGTTTTGTTTTGGTTTTGAGATTTAAACCCCAATCCAGCTACGCTGGCCCGCCGAATAAATTGGCGGCTACAAGACACGTCTTTTGTAGGTGGAATGTTGTAGGTAAAGAGTATGAGGCACGGTTTTGGTTTTGAGATTTAACCCCCATCTTACGAGAGACAGGCTTGGCATAGCCAAGGCGTACTGTAACGCCTTGGCGGTTTTTATTATCTAGCGGGCTTGGTACTCGTTAATTGAGGTCAGCATACCTTCGGCGTTTAAGCCTAATTTAGCCAGTATTTGTTGCTGACTACCTTGCTCGATAAAATAATCGGGCAAACCTAAGTTTAAGACAGGCACCAATTTCTTATGACGCATTAGGCATTCATTTACCGCCGAACCTGCACCGCCCATAATGGCGTTCTCTTCTATGGTGACCAGCAAGTCATGCTTATCCAACAGCGATAACAGCAAGGTTTCATCGAGCGGCTTCACAAAGCGCATATCGACTAAGGTGGCGTCTAGCTGCTCGGCGGCGAGTTCGGCCTCGGCGAGCAAGGTGCCAAAGTTAAGCAGGGCTATGCCTTTGCTCTCACTCTTTCCTTCACTCTTACCTTGATTGGCTTGGCGAATAATACGACCTTTACCTATCTCAAGTGCCGTCATTGGTTGTTGGATATCCACACCCGGACCTGTGCCACGCGGGTAACGTACCGCCGCTGGGCCCAGATGTTGGTAGCCGGTGTAGAGCATTTGTCGACACTCGTTTTCATCACTGGGCGTCATGATCACCATATTTGGAATGGTGCGCATAAAGCTTAAATCGTAGGCGCCCTGATGGGTCGGCCCATCGGCACCCACTATGCCGGCGCGGTCGATGGCAAACAAGACGTCTAAGTTTTGCAGCGCCACATCGTGAATTAATTGGTCGTAACCGCGCTGTAAAAAGGTCGAGTAAATAGCGACTACCGGTTTTTTGCCCTCGATGGCCATGCCAGCTGCAAGTGTTACCGCATGCTGTTCGGCAATGGCCACATCAAAGTAACGCTGAGGGTATTCTTTTGAATAACGCACCAAGCCTGAGCCTTCACGCATAGCCGGTGTAATGGCCATCAGCTTAGGGCAGGTGCTTGCCATATCACACAGCCAATCACCGAATATTTTCGAGTAGCTGGGGCTGGTGGCCACCGCCTTAGGCAAGAAATCTTGGGCGGGATCAAACTTAGGTACGCCATGATAACCAATTGGGTCTTGTTCGGCGGGTAAGTAGCCTTTGCCCTTGCGCGTCATGATATGTAAAAACTGCGGACCTTTGAGCTTGCGCATATTGCGCAGCGTTTCTACGAGGGTCGTAATATCGTGACCGTCGATGGGGCCTACGTAATTAAAACCAAATTCTTCAAATAAGGTACCGGGGATCACCATGCCTTTGAGGTGTTCTTCGGTGCGCTTGGCCAGCGCTTTAAGTGGGGGCAATATTTCCAATGCTTTTTTGCCGCCCTCACGCAGTGTGCTGTACAAAGAGCCGGACATAATGCGCGCTAAATGATTATTGAGCGCGCCGACGTTTTCAGAAATCGACATCTCGTTATCATTTAAAATAACCAGCATATCTTTATGAATATCACCCGCGTGATTAAGCGCCTCAAACGCCATACCAGCGGTAATGGCACCATCGCCAATAATGGCGGCCACTTTACGACCTTGCTGTTCTTGATCGGCGGCAATGGCCATGCCGAGGGCGGCACTAATGCTGGTGCTGGAGTGGCCGACACTTAAGGTGTCGTACTCACTTTCTTCGCGCCACGGAAACGGATGCAAGCCTTGGAGCTGGCGAATACTGGGCAAACGCTCCCGGCGTCCGGTGAGAATTTTATGGGGGTAGGCCTGATGGCCCACATCCCACACCAAACGATCAAAGGGCGTGTTATAGACATAGTGCAAGGCGACGGTGAGCTCCACCACGCCCAGACCAGAGGCCAGATGGCCACTGCTGCTGCTTACCGAGTGTAATAGGTAAGATCGTAACTCCGCGCACAAGGCGGGCAGTCGGTCTTGGGGTAGGCTGCGTAGCTCATCGGGCAAGTTCGCCAAGGCCAAGAGCGGATAATCGGCAATATTCAGACTCATAAGCTTATTGTTGTCCTCACTCTAAAAATCGCGGTTCACGATATAGTGAGCGAATGCTTCCAGTGTTTGAGTAGGGTAGGGGATATCAGCCAGTGACGCCAAGGCTTGGTCCAATAACTGCTCGGCAAGATTGCGCGCACCTTCTAGGCCCAATAGGGCAGGATAGGTACTTTTTTGCTGCAGCACATCTTTACCTTGAGTTTTACCTAGGGTTACGGTGTCGGCGGTAATATCCAAAATATCGTCTTGTACTTGAAAAGCGAGCCCAATGGCCTGTGCATACTCGCTGAGAGCACTCAAATGTGCCTCTTGCATATCTGTCACACAGAGCGCGCCTAAGCGAACGGCGCAACGTATCAAGGCGCCGGTTTTATGACGATGCAATTGCTCCAGCGCCGCGCGGTTAATGGCTTGGCCTTCATATTGTATATCAAGGGCTTGGCCGCCACACATGCCATGATAGCCAGCAGCCACGGCGAGCTCTTGGACCATGCGTAATTGACGCTCGGCAGTTAAGCCCAAATTAGCTTGGCTGAGCAACTCAAACGCCAAGGATTGCAGGGCGTCACCGGCTAAAATGGCGGTGGCCTCATCAAAGGCAATATGTACGGTTGGCTTACCACGGCGCAAATCATCATTGTCCATGGCCGGTAAGTCGTCATGGATCAAAGAGTAAGCATGAATGCATTCCACGGCCGCCGCCGCCGCATCCAGAGCCGCATGATTGGGTTCTGGCAACGAGCTTGGCTGACTTAATACATCGCCTTGAGCTAATAAATCACCACTGGCATACACCAACAAAGGGCGCACGCGCTTACCGCCTTGCAGTAAACCGTACTCCATGGCGGCTTTAAGCTCAGGCGCGAGTGGCCCGAGCTTAGCTATTGCTTGGCTGAGCACGGCGGCGGTGCGCGCTTGATACTGCTCTTGCAGTTGGCTCGTTGCCACCTTACTGCGCCTCTGGGAGGTTAGCAAAAGGGGTGAGCTGCTCGGTATCTTGCTGCAATAAGATTTGTACTTGCTGCTCGGCTTGGCTCAAACGCTGTTGACCTGCGCGCACAAGCTGTACGCCTCGCTCAAACGATTTTAGCGATTGTTCCAAACTCAGATCACCTTCTTCTAGCTGATTGACCAGACTTTCCAGTTCTGCGAGGGCGCTTTCAAAATCCATGTTTTCAGGTTTTTTAGTAGCCACGGGCATCCTCAGTGATTAAACGGCAAAATAAGGGGCAATAGTACCATTGCCGTTCGGCTTTTGGCGAAAATTATAGATAAGTGTCGGTTGAGCCACGATAAACGCTTAAATAAGGTGCCCAGCTGCCGATAACACCAATGGCGACAAAACGGTGCGTAACAAGGTAAGATTGACACCTATTTTTTCAGTCAACATTATGACTTTATTATTTTTTAATCAGCCATGAGGGCCTTGCTTTGGATTTAGCAACGATTATCGGATTAATCGGTGGATTAGCCTTTGTGGGCATGGCCATGATCCTAGGGGGCAGCCTAGGCATGTATGCGGATGTGCCGTCGTTTTTTATTGTGTTCGTCGGCTCCTTGTTCGTGGTGATGATGAAGTTTAATTTGGGGCAGTTTCTAGGGGCGGCTAAAGTCGCGGCTAAAGCTTTTCTGTTTAAGCTAGAAAAACCAGAAGACTTGATTGAGCGGGTAGTAGTGCTGGCCGACTCGGCCCGTAAAGGCGGCTTTTTAGCATTGGAAGAGGCAGAGATTACCAATCCCTTCTTACAAAAAGCCGTGGATATGCTGGTGGATGGCCACGAGCAAAACGTGGTGAAACAAGCACTGGAAAAAGACATCGACCTCAACGCCGAACGCCAAGAGCAAGGCGCAAAAATATTTCGCTCGCTGGGTGATGTGGCACCGGCCATGGGCATGATTGGCACCCTGATTGGCTTGGTGGCCATGTTGGCTAACATGGACGACCCTAAAGCCATTGGTCCGGCGATGGCCATTGCTTTGCTCACTACCTTATACGGCGCCATGTTGGCCAACATGCTAGCACTGCCCATTGCCGACAAGCTCGAACTGCGCTCAGAAGAAGAGCGCTTGAACCGCACGCTTATTTTAGATGCGGTATTAGGCATACAAGATGGCCAAAACCCTCGTGTATTGCAGGGGTTGCTAGAAAACTATTTGGCCGATAATAAGCGGACGAAGGAGGAATAGTGGCCAAAAAGTGTAAAAAGGCCGCCGCCGGAGCCCCCGCTTGGATGGCGACCTTTGCGGATTTAGCGACTATATTGATGAGCTTTTTCGTGCTGTTGCTCGCCTTTGCTGAAATGGACGTGGTGAAGTTCAAGCAAGTCGCGGGCAGCATGAAGTACGCGTTTGGGGTGCAAAACCAGTTAGAAGTAGCAGAAATCCCTAAGGGGACTTCGGTGATCGCACTGGAGTTTCGCCCCGGCCAACCCCAGCCCACCCCCATTGATGTGATCATGCAGCACACCACAGACTCCACTCAAGCAGAGCTGGACTTTCAGCCTGGTGAGTCTGACAGTGCCGCGGGCCAAAGCCGTGAAACCGGTAATCAAGATGGTTCGGAGCAACTGGACTCGCCGCAAGTGGATCAACAAACTATGGTACTGGCCCAAGAGCTGGCCGCAGAGCTTAGTGAATCTATAGAACAAGACGCCATTGAAATAGAAGCGCTGGGGCAGCAGGTGGTGATCCGCATTAAAGAAAATGCTTCTTTTTCTTCAGGATCGGCGTTTTTGCAGCCGCAGTTTTGGCCTGTGGTGCGAAAAATTGGCGGTTTAATCAAAGATATTCCCGGTGAAATTTTAGTGTCTGGTCACACGGATGATATTCGCAGCAGTAATGAACTATTTCGCTCTAACTGGGAATTGTCTTCCCAGCGTGCGCTGGCGGTGGCCGATCAGTTGCTGAAAGTGGACGGCTTTAACGAAGAGCGCATGGTGGTGATGGGCATGGCGGGTACACGACCTTTAGCGG comes from Oceanisphaera profunda and encodes:
- the ispA gene encoding (2E,6E)-farnesyl diphosphate synthase; protein product: MATSQLQEQYQARTAAVLSQAIAKLGPLAPELKAAMEYGLLQGGKRVRPLLVYASGDLLAQGDVLSQPSSLPEPNHAALDAAAAAVECIHAYSLIHDDLPAMDNDDLRRGKPTVHIAFDEATAILAGDALQSLAFELLSQANLGLTAERQLRMVQELAVAAGYHGMCGGQALDIQYEGQAINRAALEQLHRHKTGALIRCAVRLGALCVTDMQEAHLSALSEYAQAIGLAFQVQDDILDITADTVTLGKTQGKDVLQQKSTYPALLGLEGARNLAEQLLDQALASLADIPYPTQTLEAFAHYIVNRDF
- a CDS encoding class I SAM-dependent methyltransferase; the protein is MTTPVRVRYQTIEIGHKDIHLCTLRDNQQFSDPKGEAEALGICDTSWPLFGVVWPSSLVLANHMLDYDIKDKRILEVGCGIGLSSIVLNQRHANITATDYHPKVEYFLDRNTLLNNNKAINFERVDWNDEQSKLGHFDLIIGSDLLYEDQHVPLLARFIDRHASPDCKVILVDPGRGRRNKISNKMLKFGFNSRHIKPLHTDYLEQPFKGHIMKFSRTQ
- the dxs gene encoding 1-deoxy-D-xylulose-5-phosphate synthase, coding for MSLNIADYPLLALANLPDELRSLPQDRLPALCAELRSYLLHSVSSSSGHLASGLGVVELTVALHYVYNTPFDRLVWDVGHQAYPHKILTGRRERLPSIRQLQGLHPFPWREESEYDTLSVGHSSTSISAALGMAIAADQEQQGRKVAAIIGDGAITAGMAFEALNHAGDIHKDMLVILNDNEMSISENVGALNNHLARIMSGSLYSTLREGGKKALEILPPLKALAKRTEEHLKGMVIPGTLFEEFGFNYVGPIDGHDITTLVETLRNMRKLKGPQFLHIMTRKGKGYLPAEQDPIGYHGVPKFDPAQDFLPKAVATSPSYSKIFGDWLCDMASTCPKLMAITPAMREGSGLVRYSKEYPQRYFDVAIAEQHAVTLAAGMAIEGKKPVVAIYSTFLQRGYDQLIHDVALQNLDVLFAIDRAGIVGADGPTHQGAYDLSFMRTIPNMVIMTPSDENECRQMLYTGYQHLGPAAVRYPRGTGPGVDIQQPMTALEIGKGRIIRQANQGKSEGKSESKGIALLNFGTLLAEAELAAEQLDATLVDMRFVKPLDETLLLSLLDKHDLLVTIEENAIMGGAGSAVNECLMRHKKLVPVLNLGLPDYFIEQGSQQQILAKLGLNAEGMLTSINEYQAR
- the xseB gene encoding exodeoxyribonuclease VII small subunit codes for the protein MATKKPENMDFESALAELESLVNQLEEGDLSLEQSLKSFERGVQLVRAGQQRLSQAEQQVQILLQQDTEQLTPFANLPEAQ
- the fusA gene encoding elongation factor G translates to MTELSKYRNIGIFAHVDAGKTTTTERILKLTGRIHKAGETHDGESTTDFMDQEAERGITIQSAAVSCFWKDHRFNVIDTPGHVDFTVEVYRSLKVLDGGIGVFCGSGGVEPQSETNWRYANDSEVARIIFVNKLDRVGADFLRVVQQTRDVLAANPIIMVLPIGREDEFKGVVDLLTRKAYIWDNSGDPEAYTVEDVPADMVDEVEEYREMLVESAVEQDDDLMEAYMEGTEPSIDELKRCIRKGTRTMALFPTYCGSAFKNKGMQLILDAVVDYLPNPLEVDPQPLTDEEGVETGEFAIVDPSLPLKALAFKVMDDRFGALTFVRLYTGRLKKGDTILNSFTGKTERVGRMVEMHADERKELDSAQAGDIIAIVGMKNVQTGHTLCDPKHPCTLEAMVFPEPVISIAVAPKDKNGSEKMGVAIGKMIAEDPTFRVETDIDSGETILKGMGELHLDIKVDILKRTYGVELVVGEPQVAYRETITAEVEDSYTHKKQSGGSGQYGKIDYKIRPGEQNTGFVFKSSVVGGNVPKEFWPAIEKGFGSMMNTGTIAGFPVLDVEFDLIDGAFHAVDSSAIAFEIAAKGAFRQSIAKAKPQLLEPVMKVDVFTPEDHVGDVIGDLNRRRGMIKDQAAGVTGVRIKADVPLSEMFGYIGHLRTMTSGRGQFSMEFSHYAACPNNISEKVVAQVAERKAAEAKK
- the pomA gene encoding flagellar motor protein PomA, encoding MDLATIIGLIGGLAFVGMAMILGGSLGMYADVPSFFIVFVGSLFVVMMKFNLGQFLGAAKVAAKAFLFKLEKPEDLIERVVVLADSARKGGFLALEEAEITNPFLQKAVDMLVDGHEQNVVKQALEKDIDLNAERQEQGAKIFRSLGDVAPAMGMIGTLIGLVAMLANMDDPKAIGPAMAIALLTTLYGAMLANMLALPIADKLELRSEEERLNRTLILDAVLGIQDGQNPRVLQGLLENYLADNKRTKEE
- a CDS encoding flagellar motor protein MotB, with amino-acid sequence MAKKCKKAAAGAPAWMATFADLATILMSFFVLLLAFAEMDVVKFKQVAGSMKYAFGVQNQLEVAEIPKGTSVIALEFRPGQPQPTPIDVIMQHTTDSTQAELDFQPGESDSAAGQSRETGNQDGSEQLDSPQVDQQTMVLAQELAAELSESIEQDAIEIEALGQQVVIRIKENASFSSGSAFLQPQFWPVVRKIGGLIKDIPGEILVSGHTDDIRSSNELFRSNWELSSQRALAVADQLLKVDGFNEERMVVMGMAGTRPLAENDTGENRRRNRRVEITISQGKPKFTPPMDLSAPR
- a CDS encoding catalase, with translation MTDKKKLTTNAGCPVADNQNVMTAGPRGPQLLQDVWFLEKLAHFDREVIPERRMHAKGSGAYGTFTVTHDITKYTKAKIFSEVGKQTPLLARFSTVAGERGAADAERDIRGFSLKFYTEQGNWDLVGNNTPVFFLRDPLKFPDLNHAVKRDPRTNLRSAKNNWDFWTSLPEALHQVTIVMSDRGIPASYRHMHGFGSHTFSFINDNNERYWVKFHFRCEQGIKNLTDAEAEALIGKDRESHQADLYNSLENGDFPKWTLLVQVMPELEAESVPYHPFDLTKVWPHKDYPLHEVGVFELNKNPDNYFAEIEQAAFNPANIVPGISFSPDKMLQGRLFSYGDAQRYRLGVNHQQIPVNAPRCPVHSYHRDGAMRVDGNHGSTLAYEPNSYGEWQEQPDFSEPPLALSGAAGHWDHREDTDYYSQPGALFRLMTPAQQQVLFDNTARSINDAPREIKIRHIGHCLKADAAYGAGIAHALSISLSDVPH